The Thermoclostridium stercorarium subsp. stercorarium DSM 8532 genome contains a region encoding:
- a CDS encoding alkaline phosphatase: MKNHWKKIASVIFAVLFIASVFSVLLGGGSNAETFQSRNKTALTGVITASRKAPKYIFLFIGDGMSYPQIQTASYYLGAKSSDGEVVAVPLSFMKFPVTGVAETYDSSSFAPDSSSTATSIATGNKTYSGVINMDTTYTKKFEAISEKLKKQLGYKIGIITSVNLNHATPAAFYAHQPSRSNYYEIGLEMIESGFDFFAGGALISPNGEKGDQKSLYDIAREKGYKVVTKQKDAEKLSANDGKTIVISETLADYDSISYEIDAKDGEWRLADYVRKGIEMLYNDTGFFMMVEGGKIDWACHANDAATVIHDTIALSNAVEVAVEFYNKHPEDTLILVTGDHETGGLSIGFAGTDYDTFLTNLSNQKISYAKFDTDYVAGYKKNNTKFSDVLTDIEENFGLVPKYKAKSDTNPNLILTDYEYEKLYEAYRRTIDGYRQLNEEEYILYGTYEPLTVTITHILNNKSGINFSSYAHTGLPVPVFAVGNGAELFEGYYDNTDIYFKLAKLTSVK; the protein is encoded by the coding sequence ATGAAAAATCACTGGAAAAAAATTGCGTCGGTCATTTTTGCGGTTTTGTTCATTGCATCGGTGTTTTCGGTGCTGTTAGGCGGCGGCAGTAATGCTGAAACCTTTCAAAGCCGTAATAAAACAGCATTAACTGGAGTGATAACTGCAAGCCGGAAAGCGCCGAAATACATATTCCTGTTTATCGGGGATGGCATGAGTTATCCTCAGATACAAACTGCATCCTATTATCTTGGCGCAAAGTCAAGTGACGGCGAAGTGGTCGCTGTGCCTCTAAGCTTTATGAAATTTCCCGTTACAGGCGTGGCCGAAACATATGACAGTTCTTCATTTGCCCCCGACTCGTCGTCAACGGCAACATCCATTGCTACCGGAAATAAAACGTACAGTGGCGTTATCAATATGGATACCACATATACAAAAAAGTTTGAAGCCATTTCAGAGAAGTTAAAAAAGCAGTTGGGATATAAAATCGGCATCATTACGTCTGTCAACTTAAACCACGCGACCCCGGCGGCGTTCTACGCGCACCAGCCTTCCAGGAGCAATTATTATGAAATAGGTCTGGAAATGATTGAAAGCGGTTTTGACTTCTTCGCGGGAGGTGCGCTGATCAGCCCGAACGGGGAAAAGGGTGATCAGAAAAGCCTGTATGATATAGCGAGGGAAAAAGGATACAAAGTGGTAACAAAGCAGAAAGATGCCGAAAAATTAAGCGCTAATGACGGAAAGACAATTGTTATATCCGAAACCCTCGCTGACTACGATTCAATTTCATATGAGATTGACGCGAAAGACGGGGAGTGGAGGCTTGCAGACTATGTAAGAAAAGGCATTGAGATGCTTTACAATGATACGGGTTTCTTTATGATGGTGGAAGGCGGAAAGATTGACTGGGCGTGTCACGCTAACGATGCGGCGACGGTAATACATGACACAATTGCGTTAAGCAATGCGGTTGAAGTGGCGGTGGAATTTTACAATAAGCATCCTGAAGATACTCTGATACTGGTTACCGGCGATCATGAAACAGGCGGTCTTTCAATAGGTTTTGCCGGAACGGATTATGATACGTTCTTAACCAATCTTTCCAATCAGAAAATATCTTATGCCAAATTTGATACTGATTATGTCGCCGGGTATAAGAAAAACAACACGAAATTTTCCGATGTTTTAACGGATATTGAAGAGAATTTTGGACTTGTACCCAAATATAAAGCCAAATCAGATACAAACCCCAATTTAATTCTGACCGACTATGAGTATGAGAAATTGTATGAGGCGTACAGGAGGACCATTGACGGGTACAGACAGCTGAACGAGGAAGAATATATACTTTATGGGACTTATGAGCCGCTGACCGTTACCATTACTCATATACTAAACAACAAATCGGGCATTAACTTTAGTTCCTATGCCCATACCGGACTTCCGGTGCCTGTTTTTGCCGTTGGAAACGGAGCCGAGCTTTTTGAAGGTTATTATGATAACACTGACATATATTTTAAACTGGCAAAACTTACTTCGGTAAAATAA